In Miscanthus floridulus cultivar M001 chromosome 5, ASM1932011v1, whole genome shotgun sequence, one genomic interval encodes:
- the LOC136449563 gene encoding transcription initiation factor TFIID subunit 15b-like, producing MSGSYGSDDYRGGGGGGGYGGRGGGGGGGRGRGGGGEGYGGGGAGGGYGGGGGGGYGGGGGGGRGGGGGGFGGGGRGGGGGGGGRGGGGRGGGREGDWVCPDASCGNVNFARRTECNKCGAPCPSGGGGSGGGGYNRSGGGGGGYNNRGSGDYGSGGGGGFDRDGGDYNSGGRGGGGGGRGGYNRSGGSDRGFDDHRGDRGGTYGGRDQENKRGSEGGYNAGGYGQAPPQGPPSYGGPVGDYAAPPSSYGGNNAYGSDSAVPPPNSYSGGPGSYPPSYGAPPPHQYGGAPGGQGGLPPTYDGGYGGRSMPGGGGSGGAPPPYHGGGGGGGYTGSADPEPAGKVKQCDENCDETCDNARIYISNLPPDVTVEELQELFGGIGQVGRIKQKRGYKDQWPWNIKIYTDDSGKAKGDACLAYEDPSAAHSAGGFYNNYDMRGYKISVVMAEKSAPRAAPSYGHGGGRGGGGRRDNYRDGGGHGPNRNQGGGSRSRPY from the exons ATGTCAGGGTCTTACGGATCCGACGACtaccgcggcggtggcggcggcggcggatacgGTGGCCGAG gtggcggcggcggcggcggccgtgggcgcggaggcggtggagaaggGTATGGAGGTGGCGGCGCGGGAGGAGGatatggaggtggtggtggtggaggctacggcggtggcggcggaggcggccgaggcggcggcggcggcgggttcggtggcggaggacgaggtggcggtggtggtggaggtggccgAGGCGGTGGCGGGCGCGGGGGTGGACGCGAAGGCGACTGGGTTTGCCCTGACGCAAG TTGTGGCAATGTGAACTTCGCAAGGAGGACTGAATGCAATAAGTGTGGAGCACCATGCCCAAGTGGAGGTGGCGGCAGTGGGGGTGGGGGCTATAATAGGtctggtggaggtggtgggggcTACAACAACCGTGGCAGTGGTGATTATGGttctggaggaggtggtggtttCGACAGAGATGGCGGAGACTACAATTCTGGTGggcgtggtggtggaggtgggggcagaggagGATACAATCGAAGTGGTGGTAGTGACCGTGGTTTTGATGACCACCGTGGTGACAGAGGTGGCACCTATGGGGGACGAGATCAGGAGAACAAAAGGGGTAGTGAAGGTGGCTACAATGCCGGTGGCTatggacaagctcctccacaaggtCCTCCTTCCTATGGTGGTCCTGTGGGTGACTATGCAGCGCCTCCTAGCTCCTATGGAGGCAACAATGCTTATGGTTCAGATTCTGCAGTGCCGCCTCCTAATAGCTACAGTGGTGGCCCGGGCTCATACCCACCAAGCTATGGTGCCCCGCCTCCACACCAATATGGTGGTGCCCCAGGGGGGCAAGGGGGTCTGCCTCCTACATATGATGGTGGATATGGTGGTCGGTCCATGCCTGGGGGTGGAGGATCTGGGGGTGCACCGCCACCTTatcatggcggcggtggcggcggcggttatACTGGTAGTGCTGACCCTGAACCAGCTGGAAAAGTTAAGCAGTGTGATGAAAATTGTGACGAGACATGTGACAATGCAAGGATTTACATCTCAAATTTGCCTCCTGATGTCACTGTTGAGGAATTACAGGAGCTATTTGGAGGAATCGGCCAG GTTGGAAGGATCAAGCAAAAACGTGGTTACAAAGATCAGTGGCCCTGGAACATAAAAATATATACTGATGACTCTGGAAAAGCCAAAGGAGACGCTTGCCTTGCTTATGAAGATCCTTCTGCTGCTCACTCAGCTGGTGGATTTTACAATA ATTATGACATGAGAGGCTACAAAATCAGCGTTGTGATGGCTGAGAAATCAGCACCCAGAGCAGCACCCTCTTATGGGCATGG TGGTGGCCGCGGTGGTGGTGGACGCAGGGATAATTACAGAGATGGTGGGGGCCATGGACCCAATAGAAACCAGGGTGGTGGTTCGCGGTCACGGCCATACTGA